ATAGAAAACATCATGGACAGATTCAGAGATTACATAAGCGAAGTTCCGGTAAAGGTAAGGATAGAAGCAAGAATAGTTGAGGTTAGAGAGGAAGCGCTCAGAGAATTAGGAATAAACTGGAATGCCCTTTTTTCTAACACACGCGTTCCTGAAGCTTGGTCTGGTGGTGTTGGATCGGGTATTGGTTTAGGTCCCACCCCCCTTGGGTTCCAGACCCCGGGCTATCACTCACGCCTGGTGGAATAGCTCTATTTACCTATCAAAAGGGTGTTCTGAATGCTCTCAACCTTAGGATGTCTGCCTTGGAGAGGGTGGCAGCCATCAAAAGCATCGCTAAGCCTTCAGTTATAACCATAAACGGTCAGAAGGCAACTATAAAACAAGGTGTTCAGGTGCCTTTTCAGACTGCATCAGTGGGTGCTGGTGGAACCGCTGTTCCAAACATACAATTTAAAGATGTGGTGCTTCAGCTTGATGTAACGCCCATAGTTTCACCAGATGATAGGATCCTGATGGAGATAGAGTTAAAGAGAGATACTTTGGGAATTCAAACACCTCAGGGACCAGCAATAAATACAAAGGATATTAAGACCAAAATAATACGTCGGGTGAGAAATTAACTAAGCACATAGCTTTTTCTGAAGAAGCTGTAGCCAATAGCATATCCATAAAGGTAAGCCAAAAGTGTTATACCCTTCCTCCACCTGCTGATGTAATTGAAAACCTTTATCTGTGAGTTCACACCTTCCACAGCCTGTCTTATGCTCTTGCTTTCTTTCCTCTCACAAACTACTACATGCTCACAGCCCCTATAACCCTTATCCCCTATAACTTCAAAAGTTTCTACCAAAAACCTAAACCACTTACTCTTACTCTTCCTTAACCTAAAAGACTTAACTTCATTATAGCTCGCTGGATGAAACCAAATATCATACACAACAC
This genomic stretch from Thermocrinis jamiesonii harbors:
- a CDS encoding type II and III secretion system protein, which produces MAAIKSIAKPSVITINGQKATIKQGVQVPFQTASVGAGGTAVPNIQFKDVVLQLDVTPIVSPDDRILMEIELKRDTLGIQTPQGPAINTKDIKTKIIRRVRN